In Cryptococcus gattii WM276 chromosome B, complete sequence, the DNA window AGGAAGGAAATTTCCTACAGAAGCTAAGGGCACTCCCAACCCAAGTGCAAGTAAAGCCCAAACAATGTACCTCCAGTCGTTGATAAATGGCATGAAGGCGTCCTACAGTCAGAAGAGTTAAAAATGATTTCCATTTGACACTATTAGTGGGTTTCTCACTCTAAAGTCGACCTAGCGTTGGTGTCAGATGTAGCCTAAGTGACTATAACAGTATGGCACTCACCTTCTCTCCAATCTCGCTGGTGCCGTCACGCAGCATTCTCATGCGACTtgtcttcttttcctcttcattgAAAAACCAGCAAGTTGCCGGACTTCGAGGAAGCCACTGGAAAATCCATTTAGTGAGGGGTTGGATATCATCTGTGAGAACACTATGAAAACTTAcgaaaaaggcaaagatCGCGAAAGTCACTGTGCCAGCTCCCTCAATGAGCTAAAGCAAAAGATCAACTGGTGCGACAATAAAGACGTGGTGCCTATAAAATGCCACACTTACAAAGAGATATTGCCAACCATGCAGCCTTTCTGATTTGATCTGGAAGATGCCAAATGCTAGCAGGCCAGAAAATGCCTAAATGTTCTTGCCATTAGGAAGCTGAATAAAAAAAATTAAGAGGGATGACTGACACctgagatggaagaagcGGCATAGAACACACCCACACGTCTCGCCAGCTCGCCTCGAGTATAAAACTGACTGAGGTAGAAGACAACTGAAGGTAACCTATGGCGGTATTTATTAGCGTAAGAGGGGCATTTGGCATTAAGGATACAAACATGGGTGATTCAAAAATACCAAGGAGGAATCGGAGAGCAAATAGACCACCAAAGTTAGTTACACATGCGCTTAGAAGCGAGCAAGAGCCAAAGCCGATCATCATGAGGGGGATGACCCGGGCGGCTGAAAAGCGTTTGGCAGCTGAATGATGACTGTATCAGAGCTCCATTGCAAACATGCCGATTGGACTTACCGATTGAAAGCGGGGTCCCGCAAAGACAAAGGGGGATATAGAAGATAGTGATCATGAGGTCTACATGCACATGTCACAGCAGAAATCAGTACACAGAACAGCAGGTAACGATTGAGGTACAAGCACTGACAGTATTGATTTCCTACTAAGCCCAGATCTACAGGGGGTGTTAGCCGGAGGAATTTAGCCTATGCGGTAGAGGCAACTAAGACTGACCTTTGTCAAGCCCGTCTAAATAAAGGATGCATCAGTAATCAATGCCAAATTGGGTCACAGAGGACTAGAAAGGCAATCGCTCACCAGTTTTAGCATTGGAAAGATTTCCCCTTCAAGAATGTCAGCAAGTTGTTGCTCAGATCGGAGGGAAAGTCCCCCATGGTGAACATGAAAACTCACTTGTCTAAGGCATTGAACAGATAGACTATTGCGAGCACAGGGAGCAATCCAAAATCTTGCTTCTTCAACATCCTTCGGAAGTTGGCAACAAACTCACATGTCAGCGCTTGTTCAGATTCCGTCTACGTATGACGCTCACCTGCGCTCGACTGTCCGGTCGATACTAGCCACCTGCACTTCGATATCCCCAACATCCTTGATCTCTGGTGATTCCAGACCCTTTTCAGACATACCTACTTCGCTGGAGTAATCTTCTGCCTTATTCGTAATGGCAGTGGCAAAGGCGCTCATATTCCCAAGAAGATATACGTTGGTAGATGGGATAGTGGTGATCAGTTTATTGTTGCTGGCTTGACTTTATACCTCATGACTTAGGCTTATCATCGGTAATAAGTTACAGCAACAGCAGTTCGATTATTATGGCCGGAGACAACTCCCCCACTTTCTTCCCCACTCTGACAACAATGGCTATTGTTATGGATAATGGGACGCCGTAAATGTGGTTATTAAAATTAACACCTGCTGATAAGGTATCAggaatgatgatgaggcTGCTATCATATCGAGCATCTCTGGCCTGATAGCGTAGTTGGTTATACCCGAGAACGAAGCCGATTGCCGCGGAAATTGTGGGATCTCGTGTTCCCCCACTCTCTACCCCGCCGTGGAGTGGGGGAGTGGGGTGATTGAAGAATGAACGACGAAGTTTACCATGTTATGTGGCGTTTATTTGCTCCCCTTATGCATGGAAATCTGTTAGGGGTCTGGATGTAAGTAGGCTGCTTTACGCATTGCCGCCCAGCTTAGCTGAGAAAGAAACCCGTGCTTTCTCCATAAGGAGCCTATCTATGAGTCCTGTGTCCAGTCGTCATCCTCCTATTATTATAAAGTAGGATCATCATCAGTACGAGTAATCACTGCTGAAAACAGGATCATGAAGCGATAAACGGGTGCGTATACATATCAACAACAAATAACCTAACAGAAAAGGGAGGAAGCAAACGCGACAccaatcttcttcacatCATGTCTTCCTCACCACTACTGTTCTAAGTACCTTTGACGGAGGTGGCGGATGTTAACTACTATTACGAGTACTCGTATTGTACATGCACTACTTGTACAGAATCTCGTACCGTGTTATCCTTGAATTTTTTCCCCAATAATCATACAGCGCTGATCAGTGATCAATTCGCCTTCCCGTTCTTCACTAAGTGGTCATCATGAAGTTGCCTTGCAAGTACTACAATGCATAGATCTCACTTTATGGCAAGGCTTATCAAGGCGCGTCTGTGATGCTTCCGGCGCCACATACCGCTGGCGATAGCCCTCGTACTAATACACCAGGACTGCAAGTATGTAGGAGAGTACCGCCGTAAGGAACAGCACTCGATAGTCAAAATCTGTAAGCTATCTTCAGAATCTGCTGCTCTTAGTGCGTATATATTCAAAAGCCAACTGAAAATATCCACTGTCCTTCTATTCGATATGCATGTATGTGCAATCTGCCTATTTGGACTCTATAAATCCCTTGCATCAGTTGATCATGTCTTCGTCAAGTTGATTATTAGGTGTGAAGAACTTGCCTGGAAGTGCACTTTATCATCAGCCCCTACCAGCTCTAGCTCAGCACTGAGCTTTTGACTCTTGATCGCTCaacctttttctttcctttgCGGGCTCCAAGATGTACTTTTTCATCAAGGCGTACTCCCCAGCACCCCCTACAAGTACAAATACTCCAAACAGAAGCTTCTTGGTTGTGGATAATGCTGTAAAAGTCGTCTATCAGTTTCGTTCGTCATCGTCGCCTAGCCGCTCACCTGCCCAAGCACTCTTGATAGACTTTTTGCTTAAGAGCTCATTCATGGAAGGAATCACTGGttcttcttgcttctgACCTTTGGTGTAATGCCTAGCGGACTGAGCTGTCCGAGGTCGGTGTCGTCCACGGACAGATGCCAGCAAAGCTCTGGATCGAGATGTCGCTGCAAAAACCATTTGAAGAATTAGGAGGAAGGTAATGGATGTTGTGAAAGCTATTATTACCAGAAATAGTTCTCCGTATAGGAAGTATAAGCTCCACTCCTCACTGGTGCAGCATCATGCACGAAACGAACGACGGATGATCGACGAGTGAAGAGGAGTAACGCCGAGTTTCTGCCTCCATCCTGCGGAGTGCCGACAATGTCCGTCCCCTTTGTAGTCACGTGATGACTTGAGACCACCACCTCGGGGCGGGTTCATCATGACGATCTTTCCAGAATCCCCTCCACTTTCTATCCGACTTTTCTTCATAAAACACACAAAATCACCCACAATGGAGCCTAAACCTCTCACTGCGTATCAGCAAACCTATCACTGGAGGGTAGGTCTTCAACCCGCACGAAGAGTCCTCTGTTAACGTCGTTGAAGAACAAGAATTGTGCTCCTTTTGCGTATGATTGGATCAAGCAATCCCTTCCTGGTCTCAAGGTAGATGATGGCCAGCAGAGTGCTGAGATCGTCAGTGTCACCAACGTTTCAGGTGACTGTGATCTTGGACAGCGCAAGGGAAAGTGGGTAAAGATATAACAAAGTGGCCTATATTGTAGCGTTAACTGAAACAATCTAGGCTTTTGACCATTTACGACTTGGAGGTTCAGGCGAGCTGGACCGGTAAAGCCAAAGACGGAAGTGATGTCAAGGGTACTTTGACGGTCCCCGAGGTATCTCACGAAGCGATTGACGGTGTTTCAGACTACGTGGTGAGTCTATGTTCCATTACTTACAATATAATGTAAAGCCGACCATTGCTACAGTACGAATTCACTGTCACCGGTAGTAGCAGTAGTGCTTCTGACGAACTTCTTT includes these proteins:
- a CDS encoding uncharacterized protein (Similar to TIGR gene model, INSD accession AAW46726.1) gives rise to the protein MSAFATAITNKAEDYSSEVGMSEKGLESPEIKDVGDIEVQVASIDRTVERRMLKKQDFGLLPVLAIVYLFNALDKGNLSNAKTDGLDKDLGLVGNQYYLMITIFYIPLCLCGTPLSIAAKRFSAARVIPLMMIGFGSCSLLSACVTNFGGLFALRFLLGIFESPMLPSVVFYLSQFYTRGELARRVGVFYAASSISGAFSGLLAFGIFQIKSERLHGWQYLFLIEGAGTVTFAIFAFFWLPRSPATCWFFNEEEKKTSRMRMLRDGTSEIGEKDAFMPFINDWRYIVWALLALGLGVPLASVGNFLPQIVARLGYSTVKTNLYTVAPNIVGTCFLVLFTQSSDYFRERALHIVVPLLITMVGFIILGTIDVLSYKGVAYFACFLLCIGANTPSVLLSTWYSNNSISENKRVVLTGVMVGIANASGLISANIFRAQDEPKYIPALAASAAFGGFTALLAFSYGLYMRIENRRRNSAQGLPKSYGSKDVPTEYLGRGPKDQAFRYMF